Proteins encoded by one window of Halomonas sp. SH5A2:
- the plsY gene encoding glycerol-3-phosphate 1-O-acyltransferase PlsY: protein MIWILVGYVSGSWLAALSVCRWAGLPDPRQHGSRNPGFSNVLRLYGARLAAVTLLLDALKGMPAVLAAKLLDFPVWLQGVVGLAVLLGHSYPLWHGFRGGKAVASAFGVLLVLVPAVALITALVWALLAWRLKTAALASLWSAMVAPLVCGWLAPSYVLVVGGFSLLVLTRHALNIRRLKRGEEPPFRG, encoded by the coding sequence ATGATATGGATACTAGTGGGGTATGTAAGCGGTAGTTGGCTAGCGGCACTTAGCGTCTGCCGCTGGGCTGGGCTGCCCGACCCCCGTCAACACGGCTCGCGCAACCCCGGCTTTTCCAACGTGCTGCGCTTGTACGGCGCCCGTTTGGCAGCAGTCACCCTGCTGCTGGATGCGCTAAAAGGCATGCCTGCGGTGCTCGCTGCCAAGCTGCTGGACTTTCCCGTCTGGCTTCAAGGGGTGGTTGGGTTAGCCGTCTTACTGGGCCACAGCTACCCGTTATGGCATGGGTTTCGCGGTGGCAAGGCAGTGGCCAGTGCGTTCGGCGTACTACTCGTGTTGGTGCCCGCCGTGGCGCTAATCACTGCCCTGGTCTGGGCCTTGCTCGCCTGGCGGCTGAAAACAGCAGCTTTAGCATCGCTTTGGAGCGCTATGGTGGCGCCGCTGGTATGTGGTTGGCTGGCGCCGTCTTATGTGCTGGTGGTTGGCGGGTTCAGCCTGCTGGTGCTGACCCGCCATGCACTGAATATTCGTCGGCTAAAGCGCGGTGAGGAGCCACCATTTCGGGGTTAA
- the folB gene encoding dihydroneopterin aldolase, with protein MDRIFIEALEVDTIIGVYEWERTIHQSLRLDLTLAADIRSAAATDDLRLTLDYAAICQRIQQFADTHQFALVETFAERLAACLRNDFPISWLRLTVHKPGAVPNARSVGLEITRGTLPEETGASAP; from the coding sequence ATGGATCGCATTTTCATCGAAGCGCTTGAGGTAGATACCATCATTGGCGTCTACGAATGGGAGCGCACCATTCATCAGTCGCTGCGTCTGGACTTAACGCTGGCCGCCGATATCCGCTCGGCGGCGGCTACCGATGACCTTCGGCTGACGCTGGATTACGCTGCCATTTGTCAGCGGATTCAACAGTTTGCTGATACTCATCAGTTTGCTTTGGTGGAAACCTTCGCCGAGCGCCTGGCCGCCTGCCTACGTAATGATTTTCCAATCAGCTGGCTGCGACTTACCGTCCACAAACCCGGCGCAGTCCCCAATGCACGCAGCGTCGGCCTGGAAATCACCCGCGGCACGCTCCCCGAAGAAACCGGAGCATCCGCCCCATGA
- a CDS encoding peptidylprolyl isomerase, whose translation MKMRKTLCARTTLLSLGGALALCMAAAVPLSAQAQTSAPTERQALDRVVAVVNDGVIMRSELDNRLAQVESQAQSRGESLPSRQQMESQVLEQMVLEEIQLQMARDANVNIDDTELNRQVRSIAESNNMSLEEFADAVEADGMTLASVREDVRREMLIRQVQQSQVGNRVNVSDSEVDRYLSQQMGQVGEEAVIQETRARHVLIELTPTRDERQARAQAEEVRERLAQGEDFAAVAREMSDDDGSALNGGDLGWLRPGQTVPAFEEAMRELSLNQVSEPVRSQFGYHVIEVLERRQQDVAQEAQREEVRQSIFQRRANQELATWQQQIRSQAFVDIRL comes from the coding sequence ATGAAAATGAGAAAGACCTTGTGCGCTCGCACCACGCTGCTTTCGCTGGGAGGTGCGTTGGCCCTTTGTATGGCGGCTGCCGTTCCGCTGAGTGCTCAGGCCCAAACGTCGGCGCCCACTGAGCGCCAGGCGCTGGACCGTGTGGTCGCTGTGGTCAACGACGGCGTTATCATGCGCAGCGAGCTGGATAACCGATTGGCTCAGGTCGAAAGCCAGGCACAGTCGCGGGGGGAATCACTTCCTTCTCGTCAGCAGATGGAATCACAGGTGCTGGAGCAGATGGTTCTCGAAGAGATTCAGTTGCAGATGGCCCGCGATGCCAACGTCAATATCGACGATACCGAACTTAACCGGCAAGTCCGCTCCATCGCCGAATCCAACAACATGAGCCTTGAAGAGTTTGCCGATGCGGTGGAAGCCGATGGCATGACGCTGGCCAGTGTTCGTGAGGACGTGCGTAGAGAAATGTTGATACGCCAGGTTCAACAGAGCCAAGTAGGCAACCGGGTCAATGTCAGCGACAGCGAGGTTGATCGCTATCTGAGTCAGCAGATGGGTCAGGTAGGCGAAGAAGCCGTTATCCAGGAAACCCGTGCTCGCCACGTGCTTATTGAGCTGACCCCCACCCGAGATGAACGCCAGGCGCGGGCACAAGCCGAAGAAGTGCGCGAGCGCTTGGCCCAGGGCGAAGACTTCGCCGCGGTGGCCCGTGAAATGAGTGACGACGACGGTAGTGCGCTTAATGGGGGTGACCTTGGCTGGCTGCGCCCCGGACAGACGGTGCCGGCGTTTGAAGAGGCCATGCGCGAGTTATCTCTGAATCAGGTCTCAGAGCCGGTTCGTTCGCAGTTCGGCTACCATGTTATCGAGGTGCTCGAGCGCCGTCAGCAGGATGTGGCTCAGGAAGCCCAGCGTGAAGAAGTGCGGCAGTCGATTTTCCAGCGCCGTGCCAATCAAGAGTTGGCAACCTGGCAGCAGCAAATCCGCTCGCAAGCCTTCGTTGATATTCGTCTTTGA
- a CDS encoding symmetrical bis(5'-nucleosyl)-tetraphosphatase yields the protein MSTYAIGDLHGCYSEWMALLDKLGFNPAQDTLWLVGDLVNRGPDSLACLREAERLGSRVRCVLGNHDFHLLVAARGGGKVKKNASLEAVLEAPDRERLLDWLQSQPLAVREGTRLMTHAGLLPQWDLAQVESLSDEVQAALASEHSGRFLSQLYGNHPAQWDNALDGMDRLRCIVNVLTRMRFIDAEGRLDFDANQGIESAPTGFAPWFRFPRDDDPQLLFGHWAALGGETPDARVRVDALDTGCAWGGELTALDLATGERISVPSHKSQGSPR from the coding sequence ATGAGCACCTATGCGATTGGCGACCTGCACGGCTGTTATAGCGAATGGATGGCCTTGCTGGACAAGCTCGGTTTCAACCCGGCGCAGGATACCCTCTGGCTGGTCGGCGACCTGGTCAACCGTGGCCCCGATTCACTGGCCTGCCTACGCGAAGCTGAAAGGTTGGGTAGTCGCGTTCGCTGCGTACTGGGTAATCATGACTTTCACTTGCTGGTAGCCGCGCGGGGCGGCGGCAAGGTCAAGAAGAATGCCAGTCTGGAGGCTGTATTGGAGGCGCCTGACCGCGAGCGTTTGCTCGATTGGCTCCAGAGTCAGCCATTGGCGGTGCGTGAAGGGACCCGGCTGATGACTCACGCAGGCCTGCTGCCCCAGTGGGATCTTGCCCAGGTGGAATCACTCTCCGACGAGGTGCAGGCCGCATTGGCGAGCGAGCACTCGGGGCGCTTTTTAAGCCAGCTTTACGGTAACCACCCGGCTCAATGGGACAACGCGCTTGATGGCATGGACCGCCTGCGCTGCATTGTCAATGTGCTCACCCGCATGCGCTTTATCGATGCCGAGGGACGACTGGATTTCGATGCCAATCAGGGTATTGAAAGCGCCCCAACGGGGTTTGCGCCGTGGTTTCGATTTCCCCGCGACGATGACCCTCAATTGCTGTTTGGTCACTGGGCGGCACTCGGTGGAGAAACGCCTGACGCCCGAGTTCGCGTTGATGCCCTGGACACCGGCTGCGCCTGGGGCGGGGAGTTGACCGCGCTTGACCTGGCGACAGGCGAGCGTATCAGCGTGCCAAGCCATAAATCACAAGGTTCACCGCGATGA
- the rsmA gene encoding 16S rRNA (adenine(1518)-N(6)/adenine(1519)-N(6))-dimethyltransferase RsmA: MSHAPQQHRARKRFGQNFLRDLGIISRIVRAVGPREGDRLIEIGPGQGALTEPLLEAAGALEVIELDRDLIPGLRVQFFNYPDFVIHEGDALKFDFTVLKGDGPALRVVGNLPYNISTPLIVHLLTMGDAIADMHFMLQKEVVERLAAEPGGPDWGRLSVMAQYYCQVEQLFIVPPEAFVPRPSVDSAIVRLTPHATLPHTADDPALLFELVKLAFGQRRKTLRNNLKGRVGADVLEALGIDPVRRPQTLTVAEFVALANRVAANEGESTQ, from the coding sequence ATGTCTCACGCGCCTCAGCAGCACCGCGCCCGCAAACGCTTTGGTCAGAACTTCCTCCGTGACCTGGGGATCATTTCACGCATTGTGCGTGCGGTTGGCCCCCGCGAAGGCGACCGACTGATTGAAATTGGCCCGGGTCAGGGCGCACTCACCGAACCGCTGTTAGAGGCCGCCGGTGCGCTTGAGGTTATCGAGCTCGACCGGGACCTGATTCCTGGTCTGCGCGTGCAATTTTTCAACTATCCAGATTTTGTCATCCATGAGGGCGACGCGCTGAAGTTCGATTTCACCGTCCTCAAAGGAGATGGCCCCGCTCTGCGCGTGGTGGGTAACCTGCCTTACAACATCTCGACGCCGCTGATTGTGCATTTGCTGACCATGGGCGATGCCATTGCCGATATGCATTTCATGTTGCAAAAAGAGGTAGTGGAGAGGCTGGCGGCCGAGCCTGGCGGCCCTGACTGGGGGCGTTTATCGGTCATGGCCCAGTATTATTGCCAGGTCGAGCAGCTGTTTATTGTCCCGCCTGAGGCCTTTGTGCCACGCCCAAGTGTGGACTCCGCCATTGTCCGTCTCACCCCCCACGCAACGCTGCCCCATACGGCCGATGACCCTGCGCTGCTGTTTGAGCTGGTCAAGCTTGCCTTCGGTCAGCGGCGCAAAACGCTGCGCAATAACCTGAAAGGGCGAGTGGGTGCCGATGTATTGGAAGCGCTCGGCATTGACCCGGTGCGCCGTCCGCAAACGCTGACAGTGGCCGAATTCGTGGCGCTCGCCAACCGCGTGGCAGCGAATGAAGGGGAGAGCACGCAATGA
- a CDS encoding LPS-assembly protein LptD, producing MGKRFSRAVPVAQTLMGSLLASASFSVVAQSEPLSAEALDWQPWGREEAATQLCRGRYVMPGYRLAEQDNPETLAAEATEADYDIDGQTILRGDVVLRRADQEVEAERVSMPADRERVNAEGNIALRDGTSLVRGNTAEIMLNEDRTQLDDSQFVLYDQHLRGQAVQLEQLEKDQYRLEDARFTTCDPGENTWHLVSSDILLDQAKGFGTARNARLEIKDVPVMYVPWVRFPIDDRRHTGLLTPALSVSGDGLDYTQPFYWNIAPNRDATITPRWMSDHGLLLNGEFRYLLEEVRGTVEAGYLNSDNGGSGGAENRYEGEDRWYFETQNAGRINPRSRYSLNYGAASDGRYFDDFGGEFGSSDRVSMERLAQVDYRGERWQLDAGAQGFQRLDDPLNERNKPFYRLPSLTANARWQLGNGFYSQWRSNATYFWRDVNEQRVIERESAIGSRVHLTPAVGWRFERPWGYVEPRTELWHTDYQLDYGNRMTENSESPSRSIAVTTVDSGLVFERELALGGRDYRQTLEPRLNYAFVPRTDQSELPSFDSSERPFSWNQLWSAQRFSGSDRVGDLNRLSLGVESRLLADETGRERLSVGVGQSVYFDERRIDIEGNADELPDRGTESRYKATRDRSPLVTQVDWQINDRWSTGYEWLYDDKRERTESSTVDLRYRHPQGHVVNLGYRWEIEDFNPGVEPSDDDFRNYDREEWDLSFAWKATPQIDLIGRYLHDQTNDRSLEQLAGVQWSDCCYGLQLVWREWVDDSDTARIDDDFNDRGIFLRFVFRGLGGVGQNADGFFEQAIPGYRPAPL from the coding sequence ATGGGCAAGCGATTTTCGCGCGCGGTGCCAGTGGCGCAAACATTGATGGGCAGTTTGTTGGCAAGCGCCTCTTTTTCTGTCGTGGCACAGAGCGAGCCACTCTCGGCGGAGGCGCTGGACTGGCAGCCTTGGGGACGAGAAGAAGCGGCAACCCAGCTATGCCGTGGGCGTTACGTCATGCCCGGCTACCGCCTGGCGGAACAGGACAACCCCGAAACGCTGGCCGCGGAAGCCACCGAAGCGGATTACGACATCGACGGTCAGACGATCCTGCGTGGTGACGTGGTGTTGCGGCGTGCCGACCAGGAAGTGGAAGCTGAGCGTGTCAGCATGCCCGCTGACCGTGAGCGGGTGAACGCCGAGGGCAATATTGCGCTGCGTGATGGCACCTCCTTGGTGCGCGGCAATACCGCTGAGATAATGCTCAACGAAGACCGCACGCAGTTGGACGATAGCCAATTCGTGTTGTATGACCAGCATTTGCGTGGCCAGGCCGTTCAGTTGGAACAGTTGGAGAAAGACCAGTATCGCCTGGAGGATGCCCGCTTTACAACATGCGATCCCGGTGAAAATACCTGGCACCTCGTCAGCAGTGATATTCTTCTGGACCAAGCCAAAGGCTTTGGTACTGCGCGTAACGCCCGTCTGGAAATCAAGGACGTACCCGTGATGTACGTTCCATGGGTGCGTTTTCCGATTGATGACCGACGCCATACTGGCCTGTTGACCCCTGCGCTCAGCGTGTCTGGCGACGGTCTCGACTATACCCAGCCGTTTTACTGGAACATCGCGCCCAACCGTGATGCGACCATCACGCCACGCTGGATGAGTGACCATGGCCTGCTGCTGAACGGTGAGTTCCGCTATCTGCTTGAAGAGGTTCGGGGAACGGTGGAGGCGGGTTACTTGAACAGTGATAACGGGGGTTCGGGTGGTGCCGAAAATCGCTATGAAGGCGAAGACCGCTGGTATTTCGAGACGCAAAATGCGGGGCGTATCAACCCACGTAGCCGCTATAGTTTAAATTACGGTGCCGCCAGCGACGGGCGTTACTTCGACGATTTTGGTGGTGAATTCGGCAGCAGCGACCGCGTCAGCATGGAACGTCTGGCACAGGTCGATTACCGTGGCGAACGCTGGCAACTCGATGCCGGGGCGCAGGGTTTCCAGCGTCTGGATGACCCGCTTAACGAACGCAACAAGCCTTTTTATCGTCTGCCAAGCTTGACTGCCAACGCTCGTTGGCAGTTGGGTAATGGTTTCTACAGCCAGTGGCGCTCCAACGCGACCTATTTCTGGCGTGATGTGAACGAACAGCGCGTCATCGAACGCGAATCGGCGATAGGTAGTCGTGTGCACCTTACCCCGGCTGTGGGATGGCGCTTCGAGCGTCCTTGGGGATATGTGGAACCGCGCACTGAGCTGTGGCACACCGATTATCAGTTGGATTACGGCAACCGGATGACCGAAAACAGCGAATCGCCGAGCCGTAGCATTGCGGTGACGACCGTTGACAGCGGCCTGGTGTTTGAGCGTGAACTGGCGCTGGGCGGGCGTGACTACCGCCAAACTCTGGAGCCCCGTTTGAACTATGCCTTTGTGCCGCGTACCGACCAGAGCGAGCTTCCTAGCTTTGACAGTAGCGAGCGGCCTTTTTCCTGGAACCAGCTTTGGTCAGCCCAGCGTTTTTCTGGTTCCGACCGGGTGGGTGATTTGAACCGACTGTCGTTGGGGGTTGAATCACGGTTGCTTGCAGATGAAACCGGCCGCGAACGACTGTCCGTTGGTGTTGGGCAAAGCGTCTACTTCGACGAGCGAAGAATAGATATTGAAGGCAACGCCGATGAACTGCCAGACAGAGGCACAGAAAGCCGCTATAAAGCCACCCGTGATCGCTCGCCGCTGGTGACACAGGTTGACTGGCAAATTAATGATCGTTGGAGCACCGGCTACGAGTGGCTCTATGACGACAAGCGAGAGCGCACAGAAAGCTCGACCGTCGACCTACGCTATCGTCACCCTCAGGGCCACGTAGTGAACCTTGGCTACCGTTGGGAAATCGAAGATTTTAACCCTGGCGTAGAGCCCAGTGATGACGATTTCCGCAATTATGATCGTGAAGAATGGGACCTATCTTTTGCCTGGAAGGCCACTCCACAGATTGATCTGATCGGCCGTTACCTTCACGATCAAACCAATGACCGTTCGCTTGAGCAACTAGCGGGTGTGCAGTGGAGCGACTGTTGCTATGGCCTGCAGCTGGTATGGCGTGAATGGGTCGATGACAGTGACACAGCACGTATCGACGACGACTTTAATGACCGCGGTATTTTCCTGCGCTTTGTATTCCGTGGTTTAGGCGGCGTTGGCCAAAATGCCGATGGGTTCTTTGAACAAGCCATTCCGGGTTATCGCCCTGCGCCTTTATAA
- the apaG gene encoding Co2+/Mg2+ efflux protein ApaG — translation MSDLAIDVTVTPEYRAEESSEAESRYVFSYTVSVHNGSPHSVQLMARYWKITHGSGEHQEVRGKGVVGQQPLIGPGQRFRYTSRAVLQTPVGVMEGVYTLLDTSTQRVFEVAIPTFRLAVPYQLH, via the coding sequence ATGAGCGACTTGGCGATCGATGTCACGGTGACTCCCGAATACCGCGCTGAAGAGTCGAGCGAAGCGGAGTCACGCTACGTGTTCAGCTACACCGTCAGCGTGCACAACGGCAGTCCGCACAGCGTTCAACTGATGGCACGCTATTGGAAAATCACGCATGGCAGCGGCGAACATCAGGAGGTGCGCGGCAAGGGCGTGGTGGGTCAGCAACCGCTGATTGGCCCGGGCCAGCGGTTTCGCTACACCAGTCGTGCTGTGTTGCAGACGCCAGTGGGGGTCATGGAAGGCGTCTACACCCTGCTGGATACATCGACCCAGCGGGTCTTTGAAGTGGCGATTCCTACCTTTCGACTCGCAGTACCTTATCAACTGCACTAA
- the tsaD gene encoding tRNA (adenosine(37)-N6)-threonylcarbamoyltransferase complex transferase subunit TsaD has protein sequence MRVLGIETSCDETGVAIYDTSLTGGQGLLADALYSQIAMHTDYGGVVPELASRDHTRKLLPLIEQVLNDAGLERHDLDGIAYTAGPGLVGALMVGASTAHGMARGLGIPVLGVHHMEGHLLAPMLEDDAPDFPFVALLVSGGHTQLVNVQGLGNYQLLGESVDDAAGEAFDKAAKMLGLAYPGGPHVAALAEQGDPERFRFPRPMTDRPGLDFSFSGLKTHTLTAIRQLETAGELDDQSRADVARAFEEAVVDTLVIKCRRALDQTSLKRLVVAGGVSANHRLRERLAQACEKRRAKAYYPRGRFCTDNGAMIAYVGAQRLQAGEQDASGIMQATPRWPLAELAAPADSPAH, from the coding sequence ATGCGCGTACTGGGCATTGAAACGTCCTGCGACGAAACTGGCGTCGCCATTTACGATACCTCGCTGACCGGCGGCCAAGGCCTGCTCGCCGATGCGCTTTACAGCCAAATTGCCATGCACACCGATTACGGTGGCGTTGTGCCCGAACTGGCCTCACGCGACCACACCCGCAAGCTGTTACCACTCATCGAGCAAGTCCTGAATGATGCCGGGCTCGAGCGCCACGACCTTGATGGCATCGCCTATACCGCTGGCCCTGGGCTGGTCGGTGCATTAATGGTGGGCGCCAGCACTGCACATGGCATGGCCCGCGGTTTGGGCATTCCGGTGCTTGGCGTGCATCATATGGAAGGCCATTTACTAGCCCCCATGCTCGAAGACGACGCCCCCGACTTCCCGTTTGTGGCGCTGCTGGTGTCCGGCGGCCATACCCAACTAGTAAACGTTCAAGGGCTGGGCAACTACCAACTGCTCGGCGAATCTGTGGACGATGCCGCTGGCGAAGCCTTCGACAAAGCCGCCAAAATGCTCGGGCTCGCCTACCCCGGTGGCCCTCATGTGGCGGCGCTAGCCGAACAAGGGGACCCTGAGCGTTTTCGCTTTCCCCGCCCAATGACCGACCGCCCGGGGCTGGACTTTAGCTTTTCAGGGTTGAAAACCCACACCCTCACAGCGATTCGCCAGTTGGAAACGGCTGGCGAGTTGGATGACCAGTCCCGTGCTGACGTTGCCCGCGCCTTTGAAGAAGCCGTGGTCGACACCCTGGTCATCAAGTGCCGCCGAGCGCTGGACCAAACCAGCCTTAAACGGCTGGTTGTGGCGGGCGGCGTAAGCGCCAATCATCGTCTCCGCGAACGACTCGCCCAGGCCTGTGAAAAACGCCGGGCAAAGGCCTACTACCCACGCGGGCGTTTTTGCACCGATAACGGTGCGATGATTGCCTATGTGGGCGCCCAGCGACTGCAAGCGGGTGAGCAGGACGCTAGCGGCATCATGCAAGCGACGCCGCGCTGGCCGCTCGCCGAACTGGCAGCGCCTGCCGATTCCCCAGCGCATTAA
- a CDS encoding polynucleotide adenylyltransferase, giving the protein MTGGSDPRIAGLEVYRVGGAVRDRLLGWPVYDNDWVVVGTTPDEMLKRGFKPVGRDFPVFLHPESAEEYALARTERKAGHGYAGFEVIANPDVTLEDDLLRRDLTVNAIAEAPDGTLIDPFAGQQDIEQRQLRHVSPAFREDPLRVLRTARFLARYKTLGFAIAPDTMTLMGEVSRSGELAYLAAERVWLETEKALGEARPASYFSTLDQCEALSTWWPELTRGSLSDCLNAMAPGLDNDALASAEWRYALLVSPLDDAARESLAKRLRLPNAVAQLARHAALTRQLVADALDAAAVSHWLERLDAWRKPAQVDTQLTLVKVLAPAHGSVLNGAWQAAQQVSPQSLIAEGFQGAELGAALKERRHLAIETALI; this is encoded by the coding sequence ATGACGGGTGGCAGCGATCCACGTATCGCCGGGCTTGAGGTTTACCGAGTGGGCGGGGCGGTGCGCGACAGGCTATTGGGCTGGCCAGTCTATGACAACGACTGGGTGGTCGTGGGCACCACACCCGATGAGATGCTCAAACGCGGGTTCAAACCGGTGGGGCGCGACTTTCCGGTGTTTCTCCACCCTGAGAGCGCCGAAGAATACGCCCTGGCACGCACCGAGCGAAAAGCCGGGCATGGCTACGCGGGCTTTGAAGTGATTGCCAACCCCGACGTTACCCTTGAAGACGACTTGCTGCGCCGCGACCTGACCGTCAATGCGATCGCGGAAGCCCCTGATGGCACGCTGATCGACCCTTTTGCCGGCCAGCAGGACATTGAACAGCGACAGCTCCGGCATGTCTCCCCAGCGTTTCGCGAAGACCCGCTGCGAGTGTTGCGCACGGCACGCTTTCTGGCGCGTTATAAAACGCTGGGCTTTGCGATTGCGCCGGATACGATGACGCTGATGGGCGAGGTCAGCCGCAGCGGGGAGCTTGCCTACTTGGCCGCGGAGCGGGTGTGGCTAGAAACCGAAAAAGCGTTGGGCGAAGCGCGGCCAGCGAGCTATTTCTCAACGCTTGACCAGTGTGAGGCGCTGTCTACCTGGTGGCCTGAATTAACGCGTGGCAGCTTGAGTGATTGCCTCAATGCCATGGCGCCGGGGCTGGATAATGATGCGCTGGCAAGCGCCGAGTGGCGCTATGCGCTGTTGGTTTCGCCACTGGACGATGCCGCGCGTGAGTCGCTGGCCAAGCGGCTGCGGTTGCCAAACGCGGTGGCGCAGCTAGCGCGACATGCGGCCTTGACCCGACAGTTGGTGGCGGATGCGCTTGATGCCGCGGCGGTATCTCATTGGCTGGAGCGCCTGGATGCCTGGCGTAAACCCGCTCAGGTAGACACCCAATTAACGCTGGTAAAGGTGTTGGCCCCCGCGCATGGGAGCGTATTGAACGGTGCTTGGCAGGCCGCGCAACAGGTAAGCCCGCAGTCATTAATCGCAGAGGGCTTTCAGGGCGCCGAGCTGGGTGCCGCGCTAAAAGAGCGCCGTCACTTGGCTATCGAGACGGCGCTGATTTGA
- the folK gene encoding 2-amino-4-hydroxy-6-hydroxymethyldihydropteridine diphosphokinase has product MSLVTVSLGSNIEPARHIRLCLDALADTFGSLEISRVFESEPVGFSDRRNFFNLVVAFQSDWRPGELQAWAKQLEADHGRTPEMAKYSPRALDIDLLTVGDTCGIVDGITLPRAEINYNAFVLQPLAELLPTCCHPHCCTPYATLWADFDLGTQRLWAIDFEWHGKWISQADPAPRQALGR; this is encoded by the coding sequence ATGAGCTTAGTGACCGTGAGCCTGGGCAGCAATATCGAGCCCGCCAGACATATCCGCTTATGCCTTGATGCGCTGGCCGATACCTTTGGTTCGCTTGAGATATCGCGGGTGTTCGAGAGCGAACCCGTGGGTTTCAGTGATAGGCGCAATTTTTTCAACCTGGTGGTGGCGTTTCAGAGCGACTGGAGACCCGGCGAACTTCAGGCCTGGGCCAAACAGCTGGAAGCCGACCATGGCCGAACGCCCGAAATGGCAAAATACAGCCCCCGCGCACTGGACATCGATCTGCTGACGGTGGGTGACACCTGCGGTATCGTCGACGGGATCACGCTGCCCCGCGCCGAAATCAACTACAACGCCTTTGTCTTGCAGCCCTTGGCCGAACTACTGCCCACTTGCTGCCATCCCCACTGCTGCACACCCTACGCAACCCTTTGGGCAGACTTCGACCTGGGTACTCAGCGCTTGTGGGCAATTGATTTCGAATGGCATGGCAAGTGGATTTCCCAGGCCGACCCAGCACCACGGCAGGCGCTGGGTCGCTAA
- the pdxA gene encoding 4-hydroxythreonine-4-phosphate dehydrogenase PdxA — translation MKNRCPAPLAITTGEPAGIGPELALMLAAQGALPDGSVAIGDPQMMRQRAAALSLEVDLVEVSPSHTLPAQRSATLPVWPVELAEPAVPGVLNTANSRYVLETLALAVTACQVGQAAAMVTAPLHKGVIIDAGFSGFTGHTEWLRDACGVDEVVMMLATDRALHAQAPGWQGNGDLRVALATTHLPLRKVADAITFERVVRIGRLLAADLRQQFGLAAPRIAVCGLNPHAGEDGHLGREELDIIIPALEALRQEGLDITGPFPADTLFTPRHLAGVDAVLAMYHDQGLAVLKYAGFGQAANITLGLPLVRTSVDHGTALTLAGKGVADPGSLKVALSLARRLADQRAVSLG, via the coding sequence ATGAAAAATCGTTGCCCAGCGCCGTTGGCGATAACCACCGGTGAACCTGCCGGTATCGGGCCTGAGCTGGCGCTGATGCTGGCCGCTCAAGGGGCCTTGCCCGACGGTAGCGTCGCGATTGGTGACCCGCAGATGATGCGGCAACGCGCCGCTGCACTATCGCTTGAGGTAGATCTTGTCGAAGTATCGCCGTCGCACACGCTGCCGGCGCAGCGGTCGGCAACGCTGCCGGTCTGGCCGGTCGAGCTTGCTGAACCTGCGGTTCCCGGCGTGCTCAACACGGCTAACAGCCGCTACGTGCTGGAGACATTGGCGTTGGCCGTGACGGCTTGCCAAGTCGGCCAGGCGGCGGCAATGGTCACCGCGCCATTGCACAAAGGCGTGATTATCGACGCAGGCTTTTCAGGTTTTACCGGGCATACAGAATGGCTGCGCGACGCCTGCGGCGTTGATGAGGTGGTCATGATGTTGGCCACCGACCGCGCCCTGCACGCCCAAGCGCCTGGTTGGCAGGGCAATGGTGATCTGCGCGTGGCGCTCGCGACCACGCACTTACCTCTGCGTAAGGTGGCGGATGCCATTACCTTTGAGCGCGTTGTGCGTATCGGCCGCCTGTTGGCCGCCGATCTGCGCCAGCAGTTTGGCTTGGCCGCGCCGCGAATAGCGGTATGTGGCCTGAACCCCCATGCCGGTGAAGATGGCCACCTGGGGCGCGAGGAGTTGGATATCATCATTCCCGCTCTTGAGGCGCTGCGTCAGGAAGGCCTGGATATCACAGGCCCTTTCCCCGCCGATACGCTGTTTACACCGCGCCATCTGGCCGGTGTCGATGCTGTTTTGGCCATGTATCATGATCAGGGATTGGCGGTGTTAAAATATGCAGGCTTTGGGCAGGCCGCCAACATCACCCTGGGCTTGCCGCTGGTACGTACCTCTGTCGATCATGGCACGGCATTAACGCTGGCAGGTAAGGGCGTCGCTGACCCCGGAAGCCTAAAGGTGGCGCTATCATTGGCGCGGCGGCTCGCCGACCAACGTGCCGTCTCGTTGGGCTAG